CTCTGTATAGTAGTAACCAAGTAACAAGATTTGTAAAACAGCAACAAAGCTGAATAAAAAATTTTTTAAACTTTCAAAGGATCAATCTAATGAGCAACGTTAACAAAGACATAATTATTGGCTTAATTTTTATTGCCGGTATCTGGAGCTTTATTTCCGGTCAATTCATTATTTCGACCGTACTTTTCGCCAGCGCCGCTATTTATAGCAATATTGTAATGAGAACAAAACTAAGCAATTAAGCGCTAACAATTTAACTACCTCCTGGTGTTATACCTCCAAGCAGTCCTCCTCATAACGCTCTGCTTGAATTTCCACCTCCCTTTGCGGTAACGCATTGGGAGGTTTTTTTTGCCTGTAGTTTTTAATTAGCGATTTTATTAATGGCGTCGCCAGGTTGTTTTGATAGCAAATCCTCAATTTTGCATTGCGGCACAAAACCGCAAACAGCCAGCTTAAATATTTCTCTGGCACGCTCAAAATCATCATCCTTGGATGCCTGTTCCAGGATGTTCAGCATTTTTTCAAGTTCAGTCCAGGGAATAATCTGCTCTTTGGCACGCATAATTCTTGGGTGACTGGTTTCCGAGACGTTGTTGCCAATTAATAGCTCTTCATAGAGCTTTTCCCCATGTCTCAATCCGGTAAAACTAATTTCTATGTCACCCAACGGATAATCTTCATCTTTTATTTCCAGGCCGCTCAAATGAATCATCCTTTTTGCCAAATCAAGAATGCGGATAGGTGCGCCCATATCCAGCACAAATACATCGCCCCCTTTCGCTAAAGCTCCTGCCTGAATAACCAACTGTGACGCTTCGGGTATCGTCATAAAATAACGAATAATTCTTGCATCAGTAACGGTTACCGGGCCACCCCTGGCTATTTGTTCTCTAAACAACGGAACCACAGACCCGGACGAACCTAAAACATTACCAAATCTGACCATTGTAAAACGGGTTTTTGCAATCGCTTCCGTTATGGTTCCTTCTTTTGCATCCCTACTGATCTGATGCTCCGCTTCCAGGCTCAGTGCCTGCAAAATCAGCTCGGCAAAACGCTTGGTTGCCCCCATTGTATTGGTTGGTCTTACCGCTTTGTCTGTTGAAATTAACACAAATAGTTCAACTTCTGAATTTATTGCTGCCTGGGCCGCATATAATGTTCCAAAAATATTATTCCGGATAGCTTCGCCAGGATTTTTCTCTACCATCGGCACATGCTTATAAGCTGCGGCATGATAAATTGTTTGAATCTTAAAAGTCTTACAAACTTTTTCAATGCGCTGAGCGTTGGTTACTGAGCCAAGAATGGTAATAATTTCTATGGATTTGGAAGCTTTGGTTTTGGTTAGCAGGTGATGAAGTTCTTTCTCTATGGCATAAAGAGCGAATTCACTAACCTCAAAAAGAATCAGTACAAGTGGCTGTAACTGAATGATTTGCCGACATAGCTCTGATCCTATAGACCCTCCCGCACCAGTCACCATAACTACTTTATCAGTAATTGGGGCCTTAAGCAGTGCTTGATCAGGGACTACTGGAGGGCGGCCTAAAAGATCGGCAATATCAACTTCCTGAAGGGCATCAACAGTGACTCTGCCTTGGGCAATATCAGATAATCCCGGCATTGACATCACATGAATCGCATAAGGCTCCAGTA
Above is a window of Methylobacter sp. S3L5C DNA encoding:
- a CDS encoding nucleoside-diphosphate sugar epimerase/dehydratase yields the protein MMSRLAHWLIDLSRQNKAIILISTDVFFVVIALWSAFSLRWGELYIPKGDEWYLFAAAPVIAIPVFAKLGLYRTIIRYIEISALWTIIQATTLYALVFAFILYESGIQVIPRTVSPLNWLLIMMLVGSSRFFAHWWLGETYFRLGGSRRTTESTKKNVVIYGAGSAGVQLASALAYGRDFKSVAFIDDDKSLHKRKVNGLRIYPLSSLGYLIERYQVSDVLLAMPSAKRARISELIRLLEPYAIHVMSMPGLSDIAQGRVTVDALQEVDIADLLGRPPVVPDQALLKAPITDKVVMVTGAGGSIGSELCRQIIQLQPLVLILFEVSEFALYAIEKELHHLLTKTKASKSIEIITILGSVTNAQRIEKVCKTFKIQTIYHAAAYKHVPMVEKNPGEAIRNNIFGTLYAAQAAINSEVELFVLISTDKAVRPTNTMGATKRFAELILQALSLEAEHQISRDAKEGTITEAIAKTRFTMVRFGNVLGSSGSVVPLFREQIARGGPVTVTDARIIRYFMTIPEASQLVIQAGALAKGGDVFVLDMGAPIRILDLAKRMIHLSGLEIKDEDYPLGDIEISFTGLRHGEKLYEELLIGNNVSETSHPRIMRAKEQIIPWTELEKMLNILEQASKDDDFERAREIFKLAVCGFVPQCKIEDLLSKQPGDAINKIAN